In the genome of Deltaproteobacteria bacterium RBG_16_64_85, one region contains:
- a CDS encoding histidine kinase: MAERILVVDDEAGMRDVLGKILSAEGYIVAQAGNGREALKALDKGRYDFILCDIRMPEMGGLDLLREMTARKIPGTVIMMSAFGTVETAVEAMKLGAYDYISKPFMSDEILLTLRKGQERETLRKENEYLRSEVEKAFRPEDLLFASPAMEGVVRMVEKVKDYDSTVLVTGESGTGKELVARMLHYGGRRKGKPFVAINCGAIPETLLESELFGYKKGAFTEAKSDRAGLLEEAGGGTLFLDEIGELPVLVQTKLLRFLQEGEFRRLGDTETRRVIVRIVAATARELEEEVAGGRFREDLFYRLNVIRIHVPPLRDRREDIPLLSQHFLDGFCRKFRKPEMRLPPSAQEVLMAHDWRGNVRELENLIERCVLLGEGREISREELLSAWKRGTAGDEGRGGRDAPRLLVRIPVSPDRPDLKEAVREVEKQMIRIALERTGGSRPKAAELLGISHPALLYKAKAYGLN; encoded by the coding sequence ATGGCTGAACGGATCCTGGTGGTCGATGACGAGGCAGGCATGCGCGACGTGCTCGGGAAGATCCTTTCCGCGGAAGGGTACATCGTGGCGCAGGCCGGGAACGGCAGGGAAGCGCTCAAGGCGCTCGATAAGGGTCGGTACGACTTCATCCTGTGCGACATCCGGATGCCGGAGATGGGCGGGCTCGATCTGCTCCGGGAGATGACGGCGCGGAAGATCCCGGGGACCGTCATCATGATGTCGGCCTTCGGCACGGTGGAGACCGCCGTCGAGGCGATGAAGCTGGGGGCGTACGACTACATCTCCAAACCGTTCATGAGCGACGAGATCCTGCTGACCCTCCGGAAAGGCCAGGAGCGCGAAACCCTCAGGAAGGAGAACGAGTACCTCCGCAGCGAGGTCGAGAAGGCGTTCCGGCCCGAGGACCTCCTGTTCGCGAGCCCCGCCATGGAAGGGGTCGTCCGGATGGTGGAAAAGGTGAAGGATTACGATTCGACGGTCCTGGTCACCGGTGAGAGCGGCACGGGCAAGGAGCTGGTGGCCCGCATGCTCCATTACGGAGGGCGGCGCAAGGGGAAGCCGTTCGTCGCCATCAACTGCGGTGCGATCCCCGAAACCCTGCTGGAGAGCGAGCTGTTCGGATACAAGAAGGGGGCGTTCACGGAGGCGAAGTCGGACCGGGCCGGGCTGCTCGAGGAGGCGGGAGGAGGCACGTTGTTTCTGGACGAGATCGGGGAACTTCCGGTTCTGGTGCAGACGAAGCTGCTCCGCTTCCTTCAGGAAGGGGAATTTCGCCGGCTGGGGGACACCGAGACCCGGCGCGTCATCGTCCGGATCGTCGCCGCCACGGCGAGGGAGCTGGAGGAGGAGGTGGCGGGCGGAAGGTTCCGCGAGGACCTGTTTTACCGGTTGAACGTCATCCGGATCCACGTGCCTCCCCTCCGGGATCGGCGGGAGGACATTCCCTTGCTTTCCCAGCATTTTCTGGACGGTTTCTGCAGGAAATTCCGGAAACCGGAGATGCGCCTGCCGCCTTCCGCGCAGGAGGTCCTCATGGCGCACGACTGGCGGGGGAACGTCCGGGAGCTGGAAAACTTGATCGAACGTTGCGTCCTCCTCGGGGAAGGGCGGGAGATATCCCGGGAAGAACTGCTTTCCGCATGGAAGCGGGGCACGGCGGGAGACGAGGGGAGAGGGGGGAGGGATGCCCCCCGGCTTCTGGTCCGGATCCCCGTTTCCCCGGACCGGCCGGACCTCAAGGAAGCCGTGAGGGAGGTGGAAAAGCAGATGATCCGGATCGCCTTGGAGCGGACCGGCGGGAGCCGGCCGAAGGCGGCGGAACTGCTCGGAATCAGTCATCCCGCACTCCTGTACAAGGCGAAAGCGTACGGCCTGAATTGA
- a CDS encoding transcriptional regulator encodes MTKERKTTKIKVEGNNVRKIREGLLMSKAELARRAGLSVLTIDRVEKGMTCRMDTKRKIILSLGLQLSDRDKVFLKDD; translated from the coding sequence ATGACGAAGGAGCGGAAGACGACGAAGATTAAAGTCGAAGGCAATAATGTCCGAAAGATCCGGGAAGGGCTCTTGATGAGCAAAGCGGAACTGGCGCGGCGGGCGGGGCTGTCGGTCCTGACCATCGACCGCGTGGAGAAGGGGATGACGTGCCGGATGGACACGAAACGGAAAATCATCCTTTCTCTCGGGCTTCAACTTTCCGATCGGGACAAGGTGTTCCTCAAAGACGACTAA
- a CDS encoding DNA protecting protein DprA: MTSEPVPIDLLLRLSQVERFTARHLHLLCLADRTPSLPGAPGETRQGIIRKAVEVLTSREAGEKASRTREACGRAGIRILPLGSEDYPGALRPVPDAPLVLYLAGDYVPWEDSVAVVGSRAPTPPGKEFAGELASDLAAAGWTVVSGMARGIDAAAHDGAMRGGGKTVAVLGCGVDVVYPPEAGRLRGRILEQGALLSEYPPGSLPLPRHFPARNRIISGISRGVVVVEAPSRSGALITARLALDQGREVMAVPGNPLFPHTAGSNRLIREGAEPVTGAEDVIAALGWTCRRTPEESRERRILEFLSMPRHVGEIADALDIPPQELLPALLEMEFRKLLERRAGDYYKKMSKP, encoded by the coding sequence ATGACGAGCGAACCCGTACCGATCGATCTCCTGCTGCGGCTCAGCCAGGTGGAAAGGTTTACGGCCCGTCATCTTCACCTCCTGTGCCTGGCGGACCGCACCCCGTCCCTTCCGGGTGCACCGGGGGAGACCCGGCAGGGGATAATCCGGAAAGCCGTCGAAGTCCTGACGTCCAGGGAGGCCGGGGAAAAGGCTTCCCGCACCAGGGAGGCCTGCGGGAGGGCGGGCATTCGCATCCTCCCGCTGGGTTCCGAAGACTACCCGGGGGCGCTGCGCCCCGTCCCGGATGCGCCGCTGGTGCTCTACCTGGCGGGAGATTACGTCCCATGGGAAGATTCCGTCGCAGTCGTCGGAAGTCGCGCCCCCACGCCGCCGGGGAAGGAGTTTGCCGGCGAGCTTGCGTCCGACCTCGCGGCGGCGGGATGGACGGTGGTCAGCGGGATGGCGCGGGGGATCGACGCGGCAGCCCATGACGGGGCGATGCGAGGCGGTGGAAAAACGGTGGCGGTCCTGGGTTGCGGCGTGGACGTCGTGTATCCCCCCGAGGCGGGCCGGCTGCGGGGGCGGATCCTCGAGCAGGGGGCGCTTCTTTCCGAATATCCTCCCGGAAGCCTTCCGCTTCCGCGGCATTTTCCAGCGAGGAACCGCATTATCAGCGGGATCTCGCGGGGCGTCGTCGTCGTGGAAGCTCCTTCCCGCAGCGGCGCCCTGATCACCGCCCGGCTTGCCCTGGACCAGGGAAGGGAGGTAATGGCCGTCCCCGGGAACCCCCTCTTCCCCCACACGGCCGGCAGCAACCGGCTGATCCGGGAAGGCGCGGAACCGGTGACAGGCGCCGAGGACGTGATCGCCGCCCTGGGGTGGACCTGCCGCAGGACGCCGGAGGAGAGCAGGGAACGCCGGATCCTGGAATTCCTCTCGATGCCGCGCCACGTCGGCGAAATTGCGGATGCTCTCGACATCCCCCCGCAGGAGCTGCTTCCCGCCCTCCTGGAAATGGAGTTCAGGAAATTGCTTGAAAGAAGGGCGGGGGACTATTATAAAAAAATGTCCAAACCCTAG
- a CDS encoding 1-deoxy-D-xylulose-5-phosphate synthase produces MQSTPLLPGIRSPEDLKKIQRERLPQVAAELRERIVQGVSRTGGHLASSLGVVELTIALHYVFSCPRDRIVWDVGHQAYAHKILTGRQELFPTLRTFGGISGFPRISESPYDAFGTGHSGTSISAALGMAVARDMRKESHKVIAVIGDGSLSSGLALEGLNQAGHQKRDLIVILNDNEWSISQNVGALSGYLNRIMTGKFYTSFRKRVENLLRSMPRGDFMARIGKKAEELTKGFIVPGLLFEELGFTYVGPISGHHIEDLLATFQNLSNLDGPLLIHVVTAKGKGYPPAEANPEDFHGVGAFDPVTGKGKGGGSPPTYTDVFADAIVEIGRENPKVVAITAAMCSGTGLSKFRDVFPDRFFDVGIAEAHAVTFAAGLAREGKIPVVTIYSTFLQRAYDQIIHDVCLQNLPVVFAVDRGGIVGADGATHQGLFDLSFLRHIPNLSVMAPANEAELPAMLRAAVAAGRPAAIRYPRGSGTGAGKQGSAEPLEWGRGELLLDGKDLLILAVGASVAPSLRAAEELRKRGISAAVVNARFVKPLDAELILPLARRIGRVITVEENVLAGGFGSAVLELFEEHGEHPHHFRRLGVRDAFVEHGSQEELRETHGLSADAIVAETLRMFGHARTFLPSLFNGIRSRLERIV; encoded by the coding sequence GTGCAGTCCACTCCTCTGCTTCCCGGCATCCGCTCCCCGGAAGACCTGAAAAAGATTCAACGGGAGAGACTCCCGCAGGTCGCAGCGGAGTTGCGCGAGCGGATCGTGCAGGGCGTCTCCAGGACCGGCGGGCACCTGGCCTCCAGCCTGGGCGTCGTGGAACTGACGATCGCGCTGCACTACGTTTTCTCCTGCCCCAGGGACCGGATCGTGTGGGACGTCGGGCACCAGGCCTATGCCCACAAGATCCTCACCGGGAGGCAGGAGCTCTTTCCCACCCTGCGCACCTTCGGAGGGATCTCGGGATTTCCGCGCATCTCGGAGAGTCCGTACGACGCCTTCGGGACCGGCCACTCCGGAACCTCGATCTCCGCCGCCCTGGGGATGGCGGTGGCCCGCGACATGCGGAAGGAGAGCCACAAGGTCATCGCGGTGATCGGGGACGGCTCGCTCTCCTCGGGGCTGGCCCTCGAGGGGCTGAACCAGGCGGGCCACCAGAAGCGTGACCTGATCGTGATCCTGAACGACAACGAGTGGTCCATTTCGCAGAACGTCGGCGCGCTCTCCGGATACCTGAACCGGATCATGACAGGAAAGTTCTACACGTCCTTCCGGAAACGCGTCGAGAACCTCCTCAGGTCGATGCCGAGGGGCGATTTCATGGCCCGGATCGGCAAGAAGGCGGAGGAGCTCACCAAGGGGTTCATCGTCCCCGGGCTGCTCTTCGAGGAGCTCGGCTTCACGTACGTCGGCCCCATCTCCGGCCACCACATCGAGGATCTCCTCGCCACCTTCCAGAACCTGTCCAACCTGGATGGGCCCCTGCTGATCCACGTGGTCACCGCGAAGGGGAAGGGGTACCCGCCCGCCGAGGCCAACCCGGAAGACTTCCACGGGGTGGGAGCCTTCGACCCGGTGACGGGGAAGGGAAAGGGGGGCGGATCCCCCCCCACCTATACCGACGTGTTCGCCGACGCGATCGTGGAGATCGGCCGGGAGAACCCCAAGGTGGTGGCGATCACGGCGGCGATGTGCAGCGGCACCGGACTCTCGAAGTTCCGGGACGTCTTCCCGGACCGGTTTTTCGACGTGGGGATCGCCGAGGCTCACGCCGTTACGTTCGCCGCGGGTCTGGCCCGGGAGGGGAAGATCCCGGTGGTCACCATCTATTCCACGTTTCTCCAGCGCGCCTACGACCAGATCATCCATGACGTCTGCCTTCAGAACCTGCCCGTCGTCTTTGCAGTGGACCGGGGGGGGATCGTGGGCGCCGACGGGGCGACCCACCAGGGGCTGTTCGATCTTTCGTTCCTGCGGCACATCCCGAACCTGTCGGTGATGGCTCCGGCGAACGAAGCCGAGCTTCCCGCGATGCTCCGGGCAGCCGTCGCCGCGGGGCGGCCCGCCGCGATCCGGTACCCCAGGGGAAGCGGGACGGGCGCGGGGAAGCAAGGATCGGCGGAGCCCCTGGAATGGGGAAGAGGAGAACTTCTTCTCGATGGGAAGGACCTGCTGATCCTCGCGGTCGGCGCTTCGGTGGCCCCTTCGCTCCGTGCCGCGGAGGAGCTCCGGAAGAGGGGAATCTCCGCCGCCGTCGTCAACGCGAGATTCGTGAAGCCCCTAGACGCCGAACTCATTCTCCCCCTGGCGCGCCGGATCGGCCGGGTCATTACGGTCGAGGAGAACGTGCTGGCGGGGGGATTCGGGAGCGCGGTGCTCGAGTTGTTCGAGGAGCACGGCGAGCATCCCCATCATTTCCGCCGTCTGGGCGTCCGGGACGCGTTCGTGGAGCACGGCTCCCAGGAAGAGCTCCGGGAAACGCACGGCTTGAGCGCCGACGCGATCGTCGCCGAGACGCTGCGGATGTTCGGCCATGCCAGGACCTTCCTCCCGTCGTTATTCAACGGCATCCGGTCCAGGCTCGAAAGGATTGTCTGA
- a CDS encoding glutamate racemase, with protein sequence MDQPIGVFDSGVGGLTVLRELTRTLPGERFFYLGDTARVPYGTKSRETVTRYSIEIANYLIARHDIKMLVVACNTASSLALPALRKIYRIPVVGMVDPCVRRVASLPRRDAIGVIGTSGTIRSGAYEQALRAALPAARVFCQPCPLLVSLAEEGWMEKPVTRAVIAEYLAPFREAPPDAMILGCTHYPVLKKPIREILGGGTVLVDSGEEAARVVDTLVSESGMKRERGEAEVRFLVTDDPERFARVGEAFFGRALTSVEGVAL encoded by the coding sequence GTGGATCAGCCCATCGGAGTGTTTGATTCGGGTGTCGGCGGACTGACCGTATTGAGGGAGCTCACGCGGACGCTTCCCGGGGAAAGATTCTTCTATCTCGGGGACACCGCCCGGGTGCCGTACGGCACCAAGTCGAGGGAGACCGTCACCCGCTACTCCATCGAAATCGCCAATTACCTCATCGCGCGGCACGACATCAAGATGCTGGTCGTGGCTTGCAACACGGCGTCCTCGCTGGCTCTCCCGGCGCTCCGGAAAATCTACAGGATCCCGGTCGTGGGAATGGTCGACCCTTGCGTGCGGCGCGTCGCCTCCCTTCCGAGGCGGGACGCGATCGGGGTGATCGGGACGTCGGGGACGATACGGTCGGGGGCCTACGAGCAGGCGCTGCGCGCGGCGCTGCCTGCGGCGCGTGTTTTTTGCCAGCCGTGCCCGCTGCTCGTCTCGCTGGCGGAGGAAGGGTGGATGGAGAAGCCGGTCACCCGCGCCGTGATTGCCGAGTACCTGGCGCCGTTTCGGGAGGCCCCGCCGGACGCCATGATCCTCGGATGCACGCATTATCCGGTTCTGAAGAAACCCATCCGGGAGATCCTGGGAGGCGGCACGGTCCTCGTCGACTCCGGGGAGGAAGCGGCGCGGGTCGTCGACACGCTGGTCTCCGAGAGCGGAATGAAGCGGGAAAGGGGCGAAGCGGAAGTGCGCTTCCTGGTCACCGACGATCCCGAGCGCTTCGCGCGCGTGGGGGAAGCGTTCTTCGGCCGTGCACTTACGAGCGTGGAAGGGGTGGCCCTGTGA
- a CDS encoding 2-hydroxyglutaryl-CoA dehydratase, translating into MTLRVGFTTTIPVEILFAGGHIPIDLNNRFITAPKPEEYIRAAESDGFPRNSCSWIKGIYGIVRKHRHKDVIAVTQGDCSFTQALMEVLSYRGVRVTPFAFPFDRDSEFLSRELHKMAGRFGTTIGAAEQWKKKLDGIRRLAFEIDRLTWEEGKVTGEENHLWLVNCSDFEGDPGRYERRVRAFLHKAKSRPSRKDLLPLAFVGVPPIVTGLHAFFEKAGARVVFNEVQRQFAMPGPAENLTEQYLRYTYPYS; encoded by the coding sequence TTGACTCTGCGCGTCGGGTTCACCACCACCATCCCGGTGGAGATCCTGTTCGCCGGGGGCCACATCCCCATCGACCTCAACAACCGCTTCATCACCGCCCCCAAACCGGAGGAGTACATCCGCGCCGCGGAATCCGACGGATTCCCCCGGAACAGCTGCAGCTGGATCAAGGGAATCTACGGGATCGTGCGGAAGCACCGGCACAAGGACGTCATCGCGGTCACGCAGGGGGACTGCAGCTTCACTCAGGCGCTGATGGAGGTCCTCTCTTACCGGGGCGTGCGCGTCACCCCCTTCGCTTTCCCGTTCGACCGCGATTCCGAGTTCCTCTCCCGGGAACTGCACAAGATGGCCGGGCGGTTCGGCACGACCATCGGCGCCGCCGAACAATGGAAAAAGAAGCTGGACGGCATCCGCAGGCTCGCTTTCGAAATCGACCGGCTCACCTGGGAGGAGGGAAAGGTGACGGGGGAGGAGAACCACCTGTGGCTGGTCAACTGTTCCGATTTCGAGGGAGACCCGGGCCGGTACGAGAGGCGCGTCCGGGCGTTTCTCCATAAAGCGAAGTCCCGCCCTTCGCGGAAAGATCTGCTGCCGCTTGCCTTCGTGGGTGTGCCCCCGATCGTGACCGGCCTCCATGCATTCTTCGAAAAGGCGGGGGCAAGGGTCGTCTTCAACGAGGTGCAGCGCCAATTCGCGATGCCGGGGCCGGCGGAGAACCTCACCGAGCAGTACCTCCGGTACACCTATCCCTACTCC
- a CDS encoding DNA topoisomerase I, whose product MVKSLVVVESPAKAKTIQKILGKGYQVLSSMGHVKDLPKSRLGVDVENGFAPTYVVIKERKKVLGEIVEAARASKAVYLAPDPDREGEAIAWHIADAIQADNGKKKKGKVKGKVKVKAKAEPKPHPEIRRVLFHEITRKGITQGMADPRPLDRSKFDSQQARRILDRLVGYTLSPLLWSKVRRGLSAGRVQSVAVKIVCVRERGIGSFVPEEYWSLSARLTGSVLPSFLAKLVEAGGEKVRLRTEQETLVLRKAVESGPFVVREIRKKLRRRSAPAPFTTSKLQQEAARALRMPPYKTMMVAQSLYEGVDLPGAGLVGLITYMRTDSVRVAEEALEAVRAHIRATHGEAYLPEAPNAYRNRKTSQDAHEAIRPTSVELSPGKLKPILSRDQYRLYSLIWNRFVASQMAPAEFEQTTIDILCDPSGGPAEGYLFRATGSVPRFPGYLEVYQDGGNGNARQNGSGSTGRDASGDKGGENGDAAEAKEDGNLLPLLAEGERLEQNELVGAQHFTQPPPRFSESSLIKELEEQGIGRPSTYAAIVKTIKDRGYVRLEEGKFQPTELGRVVTGLLEESFPKVMDVAFTAQMEEELDQIEEGEREFSLALEGFYQPFSEELERAKLSMPKVKDELIATGIACSACGGEMVIRFGRAGRFLACRNYPECRNTANFRETAEGKVELLPDEEAGAACDKCGKPMVVRKWKGARYIACSGYPECRNSRPYAIGMTCPECREGEIVERTSRMGKFFYSCSRFPECRFASWSRLLPETCPACGYTAMAEKVRKGGKTEIVCARKGCKGKKPEDAWNAAG is encoded by the coding sequence ATGGTCAAGTCGCTAGTCGTCGTCGAGTCTCCTGCCAAGGCGAAGACGATACAGAAGATTCTCGGGAAGGGGTACCAGGTTCTCTCTTCCATGGGGCACGTCAAGGATCTCCCCAAGAGCCGCCTGGGCGTGGACGTCGAAAACGGGTTTGCCCCCACCTACGTCGTCATCAAGGAACGGAAGAAGGTGCTCGGGGAGATCGTCGAGGCGGCGCGCGCCTCGAAAGCCGTATACCTCGCCCCCGACCCCGACCGCGAAGGGGAGGCGATCGCCTGGCACATTGCCGATGCGATTCAGGCCGACAACGGGAAAAAGAAGAAGGGAAAGGTAAAGGGGAAGGTAAAGGTAAAGGCGAAGGCGGAGCCGAAGCCGCATCCGGAAATCCGCCGCGTTCTCTTCCACGAAATCACCCGGAAAGGGATCACGCAAGGGATGGCGGATCCCCGTCCCCTCGACAGGAGCAAGTTCGATTCCCAGCAGGCCCGGCGCATCCTCGACCGGCTCGTGGGATACACGCTGAGCCCGCTTCTGTGGTCCAAGGTCCGGCGCGGCCTTTCGGCGGGAAGGGTGCAGTCGGTGGCCGTGAAGATCGTGTGTGTCCGGGAGCGGGGAATCGGGTCTTTTGTCCCGGAGGAGTACTGGTCGTTATCCGCCCGCCTGACGGGGAGCGTTCTGCCGTCCTTCCTTGCGAAACTGGTGGAAGCCGGCGGTGAAAAGGTGCGGCTCCGTACGGAGCAGGAGACGCTTGTCCTGCGGAAGGCCGTGGAAAGCGGACCCTTCGTGGTGCGGGAGATCCGGAAAAAACTGCGGCGCCGGTCGGCACCGGCCCCGTTCACCACCTCCAAGCTCCAGCAGGAGGCGGCAAGAGCCCTCCGGATGCCCCCGTACAAGACGATGATGGTGGCCCAGTCCCTTTACGAGGGGGTCGACCTACCGGGGGCCGGCCTCGTCGGTCTCATCACGTACATGCGGACCGACTCCGTGCGCGTGGCGGAAGAGGCTCTTGAAGCCGTGAGGGCCCATATCCGGGCAACCCACGGGGAGGCCTACCTTCCCGAGGCGCCCAACGCCTACCGGAACCGGAAGACCTCCCAGGACGCCCATGAGGCGATCCGGCCCACATCGGTGGAGCTTTCTCCCGGGAAGCTCAAGCCGATCCTGTCCCGGGACCAGTACCGGCTCTACTCCCTCATCTGGAACCGTTTCGTGGCCTCCCAGATGGCGCCGGCGGAATTCGAGCAGACGACGATCGATATCCTCTGCGATCCTTCCGGGGGACCTGCGGAAGGGTACCTGTTCCGCGCCACGGGATCGGTGCCCCGATTCCCGGGATACCTCGAGGTGTACCAGGATGGGGGCAACGGCAACGCACGGCAGAACGGTTCCGGGTCCACCGGGAGGGATGCCTCCGGCGACAAAGGAGGCGAGAACGGGGACGCGGCGGAAGCGAAGGAGGACGGGAACCTCCTTCCTCTCCTTGCGGAAGGGGAACGGCTGGAGCAAAACGAGCTGGTCGGGGCCCAGCACTTCACCCAGCCCCCCCCGCGCTTCTCGGAGAGCTCGCTGATCAAGGAGCTGGAGGAGCAGGGGATCGGACGGCCTTCCACGTACGCGGCGATCGTCAAGACGATCAAGGATCGCGGATATGTCCGGCTCGAAGAGGGAAAGTTTCAGCCGACGGAGCTCGGCCGGGTCGTGACCGGTCTCCTGGAGGAGAGCTTTCCCAAGGTCATGGATGTGGCATTCACCGCGCAGATGGAGGAGGAACTCGACCAGATCGAGGAAGGCGAGCGCGAGTTTTCCCTGGCGCTGGAGGGTTTCTACCAGCCGTTTTCGGAGGAACTCGAGCGCGCCAAGCTCTCGATGCCCAAGGTGAAGGACGAGCTGATCGCCACGGGAATCGCCTGTTCCGCGTGCGGCGGGGAGATGGTCATCCGGTTCGGGCGCGCGGGGAGGTTCCTTGCCTGCCGGAACTACCCGGAATGCCGCAACACCGCCAACTTCCGGGAGACCGCGGAGGGGAAGGTCGAGCTGCTCCCCGACGAGGAGGCGGGAGCCGCGTGCGACAAGTGCGGGAAGCCGATGGTGGTCCGGAAATGGAAGGGGGCCCGATACATCGCCTGCTCGGGGTATCCCGAGTGCCGGAACAGCCGGCCGTACGCCATCGGGATGACGTGCCCGGAGTGCCGGGAAGGAGAGATCGTCGAGCGGACATCCCGGATGGGGAAATTCTTCTACAGCTGCTCCCGCTTTCCCGAATGCCGGTTCGCCTCGTGGAGCCGTCTTCTCCCCGAGACGTGCCCGGCGTGCGGCTACACCGCGATGGCGGAGAAGGTGCGAAAGGGAGGAAAGACCGAAATCGTTTGCGCGCGCAAGGGGTGCAAGGGGAAGAAGCCGGAGGACGCATGGAACGCGGCGGGGTAA
- a CDS encoding exodeoxyribonuclease VII large subunit, producing the protein MGGVLTVTELTARIKASLEGAFRSVRVEGEISNYKLYPSGHRYFTLKDEGAQVRVVLFRGRERFIIGEIRDGQTVIVSGSLGVYEKKGEYQIYAQSVEVRGLGSLLLELEKRKVRLAAEGLFDPERKRPLPPFPERIGIVTSRQGAALRDMIRVARNRWPAIGITLAPAQVQGESAAEDIAAALSAMVSQGKVDLIIVGRGGGSVEDLWAFNEEVVVRAIASSSVPTISAVGHETDFTLSDLAADHRAPTPTAAAQMAVPDRAEVVERISGLVLRARRAERHHRETLRREFRILAGALVDPRPLLQARRYALAKSTDALAERMQEISRRSRERVSDLTTALRLGAPGAWVSRKRGEIAVLLERAVRRMDAGRAGCRGRLEICGGKLAALDPTAVLSRGYAIATVRSSGRAVRTVSEATPGAVLDVRVSDGVFGAVVEGEQG; encoded by the coding sequence ATGGGCGGGGTTCTGACCGTAACCGAACTGACTGCGCGCATCAAGGCGTCCCTGGAAGGAGCCTTCCGCTCCGTTCGCGTGGAGGGGGAGATTTCCAACTACAAGCTTTATCCCTCCGGACACCGGTACTTCACGCTCAAGGATGAAGGAGCCCAGGTCAGGGTGGTGCTGTTCCGCGGGAGGGAGCGGTTCATCATCGGGGAGATCCGGGACGGGCAGACGGTCATCGTCTCGGGATCCCTTGGCGTGTACGAGAAGAAGGGGGAGTACCAGATCTACGCCCAGTCGGTGGAGGTTCGCGGCCTGGGCAGTCTCCTTCTGGAACTGGAAAAGCGAAAAGTGCGGCTTGCCGCGGAAGGTCTTTTCGATCCGGAGAGGAAGCGGCCGCTTCCCCCCTTCCCGGAGCGGATCGGCATCGTCACCTCCCGGCAGGGCGCGGCCCTCCGGGACATGATCCGGGTCGCGCGGAACCGGTGGCCGGCCATCGGCATCACGCTGGCTCCCGCGCAGGTACAGGGGGAGAGTGCCGCGGAGGACATCGCGGCGGCGCTCTCCGCAATGGTTTCGCAGGGCAAGGTCGACCTGATCATCGTGGGCCGCGGGGGGGGCTCGGTGGAGGATCTCTGGGCGTTCAACGAGGAGGTGGTGGTGCGGGCGATCGCTTCCTCGTCCGTCCCGACGATCAGCGCGGTGGGGCACGAGACCGACTTTACCCTTTCCGACCTCGCGGCGGACCACCGTGCCCCTACGCCGACCGCGGCTGCGCAGATGGCTGTTCCGGATCGCGCGGAGGTGGTCGAGCGCATCTCCGGGCTTGTCCTGCGGGCGCGGCGGGCGGAGCGGCACCACCGGGAAACGCTCCGAAGGGAATTCCGGATCCTCGCCGGCGCGCTCGTCGATCCCAGGCCCCTCCTCCAGGCCCGCCGGTATGCCCTGGCGAAGTCGACGGACGCCCTGGCGGAGAGGATGCAGGAGATCTCCCGGCGATCCCGGGAACGGGTGTCGGACCTCACGACGGCTCTCCGCCTCGGCGCGCCCGGAGCGTGGGTTTCCCGGAAGCGAGGGGAGATCGCGGTTCTCCTGGAGCGCGCGGTACGGCGGATGGACGCAGGGCGTGCGGGGTGTCGGGGGAGACTCGAGATCTGCGGCGGGAAGCTTGCGGCCCTCGACCCGACGGCCGTCCTGTCGAGGGGATACGCCATTGCGACGGTACGATCCTCCGGACGCGCCGTGCGGACCGTGTCGGAAGCCACGCCCGGCGCGGTCCTCGATGTCCGCGTGTCCGACGGGGTGTTCGGCGCGGTCGTGGAAGGGGAGCAAGGTTGA
- a CDS encoding exodeoxyribonuclease VII small subunit, translating to MAKGKEPSFEEALKALESIVAKLESGETKLEESIRLFEEGMRLSAICQKRLDEADRKIEVLLRKPGGVTQETEDEEAVLGKEE from the coding sequence TTGGCAAAGGGGAAAGAGCCTTCCTTTGAGGAAGCGCTGAAAGCACTCGAATCCATCGTGGCGAAGCTGGAATCCGGCGAGACGAAGCTGGAGGAGTCCATCCGCCTGTTCGAGGAGGGGATGCGGTTGTCGGCCATCTGCCAGAAGCGGCTGGACGAAGCCGACAGGAAAATCGAAGTTCTCCTTCGGAAGCCGGGAGGCGTGACGCAGGAGACCGAGGACGAAGAAGCCGTTCTCGGCAAAGAGGAGTGA